CACTTCCCCATTTTTCGCAAGGTTCCTGGAGACCCTGGACTATTATACAGCTATGTTTGAATCGATTGATGTGGCTCGCCCAAGAAATGACAAACAGCGTATCAGTGCTGAGCAGCACTGTGTAGCTCGTGACATAGTCAACATGATAGCTTGTGAGAATGCTGAGAGGGTTGAACGGCATGAACTTCTAGGAAAGTGGATTAGGAGACTTTCAATGGCAGGGTTTACTCTATACCCATTGAGTAACTCTGTGACTAACATTGTTAACAATCTATTGAAGCAGCAGTTTCATGAGAATTATAGACTTGAAAAGAGGGATGGGGCTCTTTACCTTCGCTGGCTGGAGAGAAACATGGCAACCTCTTCTGCTTGGAGGTGTTGATGATTGCTTAGCAAAAATTCTGTAAATCTTCATTTTGTATTTCTTTCTACAACTCTAGAGCACAAGAGGGTGGTATTTGTAGTTTCATAGAATTGAGTTATATTAGAGCAAGAAGCTGAATCTCTAAATTCACTGTACATGTCTACCTAAGAATGAAAGAGAATAGGACTGATTCATACTTGCGCTTGATAATGATATACCTGTTGGGCTTGTGATTTCTCGGTTAAGGGCAACAATGCTTATCAGTTTGTCTAACTTTAACAGTCTTATGTTTGGCTAGCATTTTCAGAGAGCAGATATTAAAACTGAGTTAATTGGAGCTGACATAAAAGGAAGGGTTACAGATGGGGAGGTCAAACTTGTAAGACCATTGATTATTTCATTTCAGTGTATATGTTTCTTTAGTTCCTATTTCTAGAGAGAGCATTTGCATTCCTTTGCTGAGTCTTTTCTGGCTACAAGTAGAACAAACATGTCATAGCCTTATCATATTTTAACACTCCATGAGCATAATCAACATCACTGGTAAGCAGCGACTTAAGTTTACTGCATAATCAACATCACTGGTAAGCTGCGACTTACATTTACTGATGCCGGTGGACAGTAGACCCTTGTAGTTAAAGGTTCTAATGCCAGTACCTGTATAGTCTTAGCCTTTTAGGACGCAGGAGGCTAGGACGTTATTTAAACACATTCTCTTTGTTAAACTCACAGCATCCCCAAGGAGGTTGCTAAATTGACTAAAAAGTCAATTTAGCAAccaaaattgtttcttttttttttttttatatgaaccCCAAAATTGTTTCAACAGCAAAGAAGCTATACTcaaaaaatttgactttgagCTAGCACACTGTAgctaaaacccaacaaaaaaactaattattattattatgtgggTTGTTAAGAAAAGTagtattttaatgtgttgatagttgtgattgttgtttattgcgttgtttatattattttaatgtattgaatgttaaaataaaacttttgatgttgggtgtattataaagtggGGTGTTAAAATCATGGTTTGAAACTCGGACTTTTCATTAAACtgtaaaagggagaggttcaaggtttttaaggtcgAAACGAGGTTGAACCGGGTCAAACTGTGATaacatcataattaatttaataattatttaaatataaataaatatattaaatttgtaaatattagcaaaatttactaaaaatatcttaaaattgaaacaaaatacaaaaaatagtacattataaggttaataaaaaatagtacaacataaataagcataaaaagaaatttttataacaatCCTTTAAGAGAAATCATTTCAATTAACTAAAAacgacttttaaaataaattcataaattgcATAGGTattattcttaaataaaaagttaatttagtaatatttaatatgttGAGAAAGATGACATAGAAGTTTAGAAACTATAAATCatgtaaatttaatataaatttaataatattgcATATTAGCTCCCAAGAAGAGCACTTGGCCTGTTGGTCATGGCTTCAGTCTTGCTTATAAGGTGTGAGAGCTCAAGTTCGGATTCCGGTTCGTTTAGTTCTTTCAGAACTCATGTATACACGGTTCTCTATGCTTAAAAAACTGAATTTCAGTCTGGTTTCCAGTTTTCCTGGTTGGATCGCCCAGTTTCAAAACAGtggttaaaatagataaagtaatgaTTTGAGTTGCTacaagttaaatttttttagatattttgctATGAATGCTTACAAGCTTACTACCTCATTGTATTCTTCTTTGTTTATGTGCTTATAAGTACATCCTTAGTGCTTCTAAATCCCAGTTATAGCTAGATAGCCCAGTTTATCACATCGGATAGTGAGACCATTATTGGTGAGGTGCTGCCAAATAAGTTATTCTTTTGCAAAATATACGATGATTTTCATACAACATTTGAGGACACACGAGACCGATTTTCCTAACCAAATAAATGAACATGGTTATCACCCAACAGTTTCTCTTCTCAGTTTTCTATCATTTCCCTTTTCACACGAATCAAATAGCCTAAGAACCTTGTGGCTAATGGCTATTGATCGAAGATACAATTTGGAGACAGTTTCAAAGAAATTGTGTCATACTggttttcattattttcatgtcaatcaatTGCACCATTAAAAACACTTCTATGTGATACACTGAACTGGGAATTTGGCTATGATTTTGGTAGGTTCTGCCTTCATTCATTCTCGGCTTCTCACATGATCAACTGTGATGAATATAGCTGATTTCTATGCATTATGCAATACCTGTGGCTTTCATAAAGAACCAGTTGTGCAAGCTTTCATCTGCAAACCAAGGGAAACATTCGTTGACATGTGAACTAGAAAAGTCACTAATCAATGCCTGATATAAGAAAGTCTTATTAGCTTTCTGCACAAAGAAATTAATATTATCATGTTACATTCTTCATGTTTTTGTGATGCAAAGAATCAGGACTATATAATCACCCATTTACTAAATCTTCCATAACTAATCAACTGGTAACAAGTTTTCTTCACATGACACAACAATAAACACTTAAACAGCCCAGCACCACTAAACCACCCAAAATTAAGTGACCAAAGAACAAGGTGAGTCATAAAGGAATGTTTATGATTTCAACTTCTTTGCTTTCTATGCTTCTAGTTATccccaaaaaggaaaattaacacaacTTTTTTCCCTTCCTTTCTAGCTTTTCCAATGCATATCACATGTTAGCGACGGGTTCTTATTAGATGAGAGAGATTCActtataattttatgtgcttttaaaaaaaaaaaaattagaaactgaattAACAAGTCTATTATTCATCTTACCGAAAGACTATACATGTCCAGACtaataaagttatatatataattttatatactttttttagaagaatataattttatatacctAGACTATCAaaacaataacttttttttttttaatgaaaaaacaataaCTTATATAGTTATAGACAATtcgaaaaaaattttaagatagaTCTATGTCTTTTAAGATATgatatctattttatttatatattttcaaaaaaattaatctctaccattccttcttgaatttaaaaaaaaagttaattatgagatttatttttttatgctttcaAGGGGCATgaattctctttctctcaactatcaaattaaaaataaaatatatattcacttcttcttcttcttttttttttttttgagaaacgaaaaaatatattcacttatttatattaaaaaagcACTTTGATAGAGGTCTCAAGggaaatttaattataaatagcTGCGTTAATTTCGGGTTTGCCATAATCTTCTTGTTGAATATTgaccaaaaacagaaaaagtcTTAAAAATCCGAAACGTTTCGAGAGCTTCATTAGCATATACGAATGAATCCCACAAAATAAGCTCGAAAAATTAGGTGTCAAAACCTCATTAGCCCAAATCGCTGACTAAACGGTTACAATGGTCCGctaaacacaaactcaaaacacaaacaaaaacacaaaagtcGAAAAATGCTAATTGCTCGGTCTCCGACAACGAAAGGCCACTTTcagaggtttttatttttatttttatttttattttattcaaatccTAATTATTCATTACAAACCGAAtccatttcatttattttgatcaattgttgagaaggaaaaaaaaagagtctttttttcattgttattgttattgaaTCTGATTGATGTGTTTATATGGTTTAGAGAGCGAATCAGAACATGGGTATTTGTTGTCATAGGTTGGTTCTGTTGGTTTTGTCACGAAATTGCTTCTTTTATCGTGTGTGCTGGTTTGGTTTTATATTGATTTGTATAATATATCACATTAACAAATAACAACTTTGTTCGTTAAGGGTGGTGGTGTTGTTGCTGTTTGTGTCTCTGTTGGATGTTTATCTAAGAATGTTGATGTTGAAATTTGTAGTTTTGCTTATAATATGGTTAAGGTCAATTGAGACGTGTTTTGGGgttgtagatttttttattttttattttattattgtatttttgttattgggttGTATTTTATACCATGTTGGTTTTGGATTCATTGATTTTGTTGGGGTTCTGAGAAAATTAGGAAATATggaaattggttttttttttttttgggtggtttaTAGAATAATGAGGTGAATGTGTGCCaagtttgttgattttttgAGTGTTGAGAGCAGATTTGAATGAGGATGGAAGAGGAATCAGGGAGATCAGAGCTGCGGAGAATGCAAAGGGAGCAAGAAAGAGAAAGGCGGCGCATACGGGACAGGCAAAGAAGACAGTCTATGACTGTTGAGCAGAGAGAAAAACATCTTGCTAGGCGTCGTAGAAACTATCAATTAAGAAGGCTAAGAGCTGAAAATGTGAGGTTGGGTTCTCAAACCGGAGAAAGAAGTGTTGTGTCTAGAAATGAAACCATCACAGTCAATGAACATCAAGCAGTAATTTCTGTTTCAGGACCTAGTGACCAGTGTAACAGTGTTCCTCATGTTCAAATCAATCAAGGCCAAGAAAAACTAATTGTGGATCGCACAAAGTCTGAGGGTGAGTATTTCATATATTATGAGCTCTTGATTAGTCCTTAGAAAGATACATAAGGAGAGCTTTTGCATGAAAATGATTATGTATTTAAAGTGAATTTGCTGTTCTATAGGTTTGGAAGCTCTAGCCCACAAATCTGCTCATTTCCAAAGAACATTACGTCTAAGTCACGTAAGACATCTTGCACGGACATTAAATCATTCTATGGCTGAGCTTACAGGCAATAGCCAAGTTGTTGCAGCAGTTGTAAACAAGGGGGATGTTACTAACAACCGTAAGTTGTTTAAGTTCACATTTGATAAATCTAGAGTGTATAAATTTTGTGTACTGACAATTTATTGTTAAGTACTGTTTTAGCAGTTTTCTAAGCGAAATGTGATACTGTTGCTATGTTACTATGATTAATGTGGTCGCAAAAGAACTTAATTTAAATGCAGTTCCTTTTCCATATGATAGGTTCTCAAGTTGGAGATTCTGATTCTGGTAGATCACTGCAAAGTTTACGCTTAAATCGTGTTAAGTGTCTTGCTCGCACAGTAAACAATACAGCAAATTCTGTTATGAAAGAGGCTACTGGCCAAAGTGACCAAAGTGGTGCAGAAGGTATAGAATAACTTATGTAAGTTATTTCTCAGTTGCACAACTGTATTACACTCTCctttatttttcagcaaaactTTTGTCTACTATATTAATCTGTTTCTAAGCATGGCCAATTTAATCCAGTCCAACCGAAACTGCCATGGGGAGGGGACACAGCTGGTAATTAATGATGGCCTGAAACTAATATGAACTGTTCATTTTAAAGGTATGAAGACACATGAACTTGCTGGGATGCTAATGGCTGTTTGATATACTTAAACCATTGCATAGAGGATTTCAATAAGTTTTAGGTATCACATTTCAGGATGAACATCTGTCTTGGCTATTGAAGAGAGGGGACCTTTTACTTGGCCACATGCAAAAAATGAAGTTTGCTTAGGTCTTCTGAACAGGTTCTGGATTGAAGATATGTAAGTTAATAAactattgtcattttttttttttggctgtcATGTCTACTGATCACCGTCCATGTAACTTGCTTTTAAAACAATGAAATGGCATCTTATCCCTACTATTTGGTGCAGTTGTAGaatatggaatttttttttatttattacctGACATTGTCTGCTGTCCTTCCATTCAAtttgatttagatttttttacaattttgttgCATTAAATAGATTGTTTACTATTTCTAATGGAAGATAAAAATTTCTTCTGTAGGCCTTTTCTACTCTTTGAATGGTCTTAAAAATGGATTCAACTAGCATacattttgaaacttaaaacaCATAATTAGTTCCCCTAATGAAAGAAAGGAATGGTTAAGGGTCCAGGGTAATGATTGATCAGGTTCATGGAAACCTGTGAAGACATGTATAAACAGTCATattgtttaaaactttaaatttaagGCCTTGGAAGCACAGGCAAAGTGACGAATGTGGGTTGAATTGATTGAAGGGAAATGACATTTTATGAATTTTCAGAAATATGTAGCCTTCAAATTAGCATAACAGCGACATGGTCCTTGTCTGGAAACTTTTGAGTCATGGAGAGTAACGGCGATCTTTTCCCCTCCTAAGTTCCCCTACCCTCCCCCTTCCCTGCTGCCCACCCTTCCTGCTCTTGGGGTGGGGGCAAAAAGTATGATGTTAACTGGTTAAATCAGAAACACTGCATAGCATCATCATTCATACCATGCATCCAGTGAGACTTGGTGAATGGTTTTTTCAATGACTACTAGTTGTTTACCTATTTAATAGTTAGTCTTTTCTTATATAGTAGATATTGTCACTTGTTGATTTTGAATTGGATTGTGGCAAGTTATTCCAAAACCCTTTACATATGAGTAATCGGCTCAGATATCATATTAATTATACATGAGATCTCAGAAATTTACTTGCCCTCATATTTAGCTTGAAGGTGCGTGCCAGGCTCACATTTCACGCATGGATGATGCATATTAGCCCATAGCttttctggattttttttttggttcaacaGTTACACTTATCATCATGTATCAGCAACTCTTGCTCTAGGCTGATTGATTGTTCATCTTTTTGGTTATTTCGTAGTGTTGCAGGATGGACAAAACAAGAAGGAATTGCTTTATGGGCCAGGGCATAGATAAATTGTTGGACAGGGCTGCAAGAtgttaataaaataacatgACCATAGAAATAATCAGACTGATGCTTGATTCTTCCACCTCAGCCGGTGAATTGTATTGATGCCTTTTTGCAAATCCTAGGAACTTTGGGTGCATTGACTGCACTTATCTATTTATAcgcaaatatttaatttgattttttgggATGATTCTTGCTGCTTGTTATTTTGCTGATGAGTATTTCAATGGCATACTTATGTTTATTACATCTTTCTGAGTGTTATTTTTCTACATTTTACACAGAATTCAAACAATTATGGACCATGTCAGTATATGTAAGTAATATATTGTTGAAGAGAGATGATCTCCCTATTGTTAATAAATACTGAATATCTTAGCAAACAACAGCCAAACCCAGTAAGCTGAATCGACTAACCTTTCCATTTTTTCAATGTACTTTATTAATATGCTGACCGTTTCGCTTATGAACGGTTTGGGATGGGTCTAAACCACCCGTTTGAATCGTCCTTCCAACAACTAGGCGAATTGGTGACACTGTTATTGTTGGGATCTTTATTCATCTCGTGTAATTCTAAGTCTTTTGAATATATGAATGAATAAAGGGaaaattttagctttaaatTGGTTTAgatctatttttctttcaagGGAAAAACTCTTCTACACATTGTGTTTTATATACggtgtgtttttaattttataattgaaaacaTGAGTTGAAAGGAAGTCAATACTGTATTGCACTGGTCATACTAATTACCAGTACTTCTCtaaaatgtatgaaaaaaaTACCAGGTTGTATTGTAATGAGAATATTTCAGATATTTAATTGGGCCAATATTGACGGCCggtataataaaaatatgttaaattttttaatttatttagaaaaacaTGTTATTTAAGGTAAcatattgattaatttatttaggCTAAAATTTAGGTTTATAAAATAtgtggattttaaattttaagaagtgctatgtttataatattttacaacactttcacaacaaatttagGTAGTAAGTTGTTACGGACTCTAATTTAAACCCttcactaaaattacttttttctcactAGTAATAgctagtaacaacttaccacttaggatttattgtgaaaatgttgtgccaATTGTGgacataatatttctcttttttttggttgataaatataaaattaataaattcatacttacctaaataaataaagataatccCAAAATGGTACACCTGTATTAAATAGGTACCAAATATTTCGTTTACCTACCCAAATCGAAACTGCATTTCCTTGCCAAACTAAAACTGCGTTTGATGCGAAATTGACTACATTGGTTTAActagtaattcttaggtactctgaAAGTATGGAAAATGGTATTCTTTCCTCTCAcatttagtgtgcgtttggataccgcttattttgctgaaaactgaaaacaataaaaaaaatatttttcgaatTACTGTTCACAAGGAAAACATTGTACACATGCCtatttgcactgttcatgtccaatgaacagtgcaataggtgctggttttaaaaaaaaaaaaaaaaaatgccggACGCGCAAAACGCACACGCCAAACGCGCAAAACAAACAGACACTTATAGTGTggtccactcattaaattcatgatgagGTCCACCATGAATAAGAGAAAAGAGAGCATAATTTCCTATGCTTCAGAAGTACTTAAGAATTTACCTggtttaactatatataataataataataataataataaatgcaaatttgaCCGTATAAAACACATACAAATGGACGTGGCAattaagataataaataaataaataaaatgtctAAATTAATATACATGTGCACATATTAGTTTgtaaaagttattttaaaacttaaataataatattttacattaccaaaagaaagaagattgATATTAAAATActactactaaaaaaaataataatacatatataaaataaatactatttaattcatatttaaatattattatttgattttttttttttaaattgaggtTTAGGCGGTGGGTGATACTAAGTAATCGTAGTTGGACTCTAATGCTTGGAGTTGTGTAAATCTattcatatatacatattagtttgtaaagtttatttaaaaacttgaataataatattttacattaccaaaagaaagaagattgATATTAAAATACTactaataaaagaaataatacagaaataaataaatactatttgatttatatttaaatattattatttgatttttttttttttttaaattgaagttTAGGCTGTGTGTGATACTAATCGTAGTTGGACTCTAATGCTTGGAGTTGCATACATCTACTTAAACTAGGAAGTCGAAAAAACCtagttatataaataataataatattttattgaaccCGGATTGCTATAAATACTTATATGAAAGTACGTACCTCCCAACTCAAATTGTTTCGTGAGCCTTCTTCTCAAATTGTTCCATGGAGTCTCGTATCAATTTTAATGAAACACCACCAGCACAACCACCATCGACCAACACCGCCACCAACTCAGGGGATAGTGTTAGTTCCAACGTTGAAagctttgcttttaattttgcAAACCTTCGAATTGCTACTTCTTCTTCTACCTCTAGTCCTGCCGTGAATCAAACCCAACAGGTTCATCATACTAATGGAACACCACCGCCAACGCTCAACACCAACTCAGGGGATAGTGTTAGTTCCAACGTTAGAAGCCTTCCTTTTAACTATGCAAACCTTCGAATTGATACTTCTTCTTCTACCTCTAGTCCTGCGTTGAATCAAGCCCAACAGATTCATCATACTAATGCAAATTATCAAACTGGGCTCCAACATATTCCTCTTTCTCCCTTTGCGTTGTATCCACAAAAACAAAGTATATGGTCATCGCCGGACGATTGGCTCGGAGGTATTGACATGCATCTTTACTTGTGTTTGtatatgtatgcatgtgttTATTTGTATTagtttgtgtgtatatattttggCGGCTCCAgggttttctttaaaaaaacttaaattagtatacgaaatttcataaaataactCATATattgataaagaaaaaactcaCACAAATACGTTAAGTAATCGTTGCATAAAAATCTCATTATTAATGCAAGCTACATATCTTAATGTAATTGTTGCATAATAATGATGCGAGTTACATTTCTTtcaaattacattattaaattattaatgagAATTAATGCGAACTGCATCTctttaaaaatcatattattaaattattaaggGGATAGTagcctaatatattgttaaggagataaaagtttaattttgttgGGCCTAAACTAATTTATGATGGTcacacattttattttaaggttaaaaaaataataaatttcttaaaatttatatagaatttttatttatttaaacatatACGTATATGTTTGGAGTTTTCGAAgagtagaatttatattttatttttttaaaattaatatttggttaTTTTGTAGGAAATTATTTGCGTAATGGATATTACCGTAACTATCTCTCAAGTGCTAATCCTGGTTTTGAGGGCGCATCCACAAGTAATTGGGCCAACCAAAATGACCTAGGTAGATCTCATACAGCTAGTGTGTTACAAGAAAGGGGACATGGTATAATGAATGCAAATTTGAACTTGCTCGGTGGTGGAAGGAATCAAAATTCTCGGATTAATAAACCCAATGCAGACTATGGTTACTGCCAAAACTTCGGGGCTCCTGGTTGTTTGAGGGATCAACAAAGCTTTGGTGGTGTTGGATACCAAGGTGGTGGCAACTTGCACTATATTGTTAGGTGGGCGATCACTCAAGATGGTTCAGAGTTTTTACAGAATATGTTGGCTTCAAGGAACCAAgagattataaataatttacttGATGGGGTTATTGATTCTTTGTCAGAACTGATGATTTCCAAACATGGGTATCATTTCTTTAGTAAGCTTATTGAGTCAGTCAATTACCATCAGTTGCAACAAATTGTAGCAAACATAATAACCCTGCAACCTCTTGGTGAATCGCTTACTAGGCTATCATCAAATTTACACGGGTAACGTTTGAAcactcacttttttctttttcttttttttttttattgtaaattatCTATGTTTTATGCTTGTAATTTTACTGAATTGATATATTGAATTTTCGAATTTTCATGGGCAGGTCAAAATCACTTCAAAAGCTTATCAAAGTGCTGGTTGAAAAACCACCCTTGATTTCTGAAGTGATATTAGCTCTATCTGGAGAATTCTTGAAATTGATGAAATATCGAACAGGATCTTTAGTTATTATAAAGTGTTTGGAGGTTGCTAATCCTCAAAGTGAGGTAATTCGGTAATTTCATTAGTATATGTTGAATTAATTCTTTAGACTTCTTCCATTCCTTGTTCATTACATATgataaatttgtaatataaCACCTCTTTTAGTTCTAGAGATCCAAAAACATGCAATCATATACTTTGATTAACTATATGTTTCCATGATTCTATTTGAAGTACAGGATAATTTGTCGTCCTTATTACTTTACCATTGTCAATATACTTTTGAGGTTTATttagtttggactttggagttaTATGTTTAGAATAATTAGTAATGAAGCcataatttagaatattttcattttttggcaACAATTAATTTGAATTATCTTTTCTGGTTCAGTTACTATACAGTGCAGCCATAAACAACTTGTGTGAGCTAGCCAAAGATGAAGAGGGATGCATATCCTTAAACAAGTTCATCACAAGTAGCAGAGGGTCAGGCAGAGAACAACTCCTACATGCAATTGCAGAAAGCTCATTATATCTCTCTCAAGATCCCTCAGGGTACCAATTTCTTTTAACATCCTATTTTGTGCATtctttaacttaatttttttccaCAAGGGtgctttaattattttttttttttcatatgcaGTTGTTTAATTAAtgggttgtttttttttgtttctttaggAACTATGTTTTGCAACATGTCCTAGGACTCGATGATCCTCAAGTCACTAACAAAATATGCTTACGACTGAAAGGTCACTATGCACACCTCTCTTCACAGAAAGGTGGCAGTTATGTGGTAGAAAAATGCTTGAACTCTATTGGGATGAATTATGTGATTGAGGACTTCCTATGCTACAACAGGCTCTGTCAACTTGCTCGGGATCAATATGGTAACTATGTGATCCAAGCAGCATTGAAAGCCACTAAGGTAAACATTTGAACTAATATAGCTATGGACATTTCAGATTTTATGCACACTAGAAAAATATTCTTATTCTTCACAGCTGATGAATAGCATTGATTTTGCTATCTTCAGGGGCAAGTGATCTTTATAGgtaaaaattaaagtatattTTGGTTATTAGTTATCATAAAGACTGAAAACAATTGCACGTATTTCAAATGCAATTTTCATTAACCTTTAGCATGCCAACTTAAGCTTCCTGATTATTGGTATTTAATTGCTAATTTACCTTCTAAATTTcgaatttttccatttttgtctTCCAGCGTGTAAGTAGCCTATATCATGAACGACTTCTAATGATCCTGCAAGGGAATATGGCTACTCTCCAGTCTGGATATGGAAGAAATGTGTACTGTTTGATTGTCAAAGGGGTTCCACTTGACTGAGCATGGTCATATCTCAGAATGAACCAACCTTCAGTGTGAAGAAAAAGTGTTCTTTGCGTCCTTGTtaatgctttgtttgtttgtttgtctgtTTAGCATATATGAGTACAGCCTTTGTACTCTTTAATTTGTAGTTTCCTAGAGAAGTGTGTAAGTCTATTTTTAAGTATAGGGTTTTGTTAATGTATGCTTTAAGGACATAAGTTAACAAAACCCTTTAGGTATacagtttaatttttaaaaatctcacTTTCTGTAAGTTAATTGAAAGTGGGTATATTGTAGGTTCTTCTTTTTGTCTCTCATGAAATTGACCTTGTTTTTAGGTCTGCATGATTTATGTAAACTCTAATGTTGTTATGGGGTGTTTGTTAGGGATTTTgttttatatgttaaatttgTCTACAATTCTAGCGTGGATCTGTTATAAGCATTTTCACTATACGAGCATGCCGAACTCAAAATTGTTGCCctaatttattttgtagaatTGTACAAAATACTTAACTAATGAACTCTTATAAGTTTGCATTGTACTAGCAATGTAAACTATGAATTTTCCTCAACTCATATAAAGGATAGCCCTTATGATGTAACTAATACAATTGAACAATATATTTCCTTTGCTATTCTTTCAATCTTTGATTGACGACACAGAAAGGAAAGAAGAGAAATTTATGAATTAAATGTGTCAAATGCAAAGAAACACACAATCAACTTTTTTATTAgactttcattatttttattggatggTAATTTATTCTCTCACAGTTGTTATTGTTCATTGTCAACACACATCATACACTTCACATTTTAAATGTGGATATCACATGTGAAATTATGAATACTTTGTGTACAAAATGGACATTAATAAGTATGACTAAACAATAACCATTACTCAACAGAAAATGACTACTAAACATATGTGTTTGGTCATATCTATTGCTGTGTCTGTGTATCAAGTTGTGGTCATATGTGTTTGGTcatat
The sequence above is drawn from the Castanea sativa cultivar Marrone di Chiusa Pesio chromosome 5, ASM4071231v1 genome and encodes:
- the LOC142634150 gene encoding uncharacterized protein LOC142634150 isoform X3, yielding MRMEEESGRSELRRMQREQERERRRIRDRQRRQSMTVEQREKHLARRRRNYQLRRLRAENVRLGSQTGERSVVSRNETITVNEHQAVISVSGPSDQCNSVPHVQINQGQEKLIVDRTKSEGLEALAHKSAHFQRTLRLSHVRHLARTLNHSMAELTGNSQVVAAVVNKGDVTNNRSQVGDSDSGRSLQSLRLNRVKCLARTVNNTANSVMKEATGQSDQSGAEGIE
- the LOC142634150 gene encoding uncharacterized protein LOC142634150 isoform X1, which encodes MRMEEESGRSELRRMQREQERERRRIRDRQRRQSMTVEQREKHLARRRRNYQLRRLRAENVRLGSQTGERSVVSRNETITVNEHQAVISVSGPSDQCNSVPHVQINQGQEKLIVDRTKSEGLEALAHKSAHFQRTLRLSHVRHLARTLNHSMAELTGNSQVVAAVVNKGDVTNNRSQVGDSDSGRSLQSLRLNRVKCLARTVNNTANSVMKEATGQSDQSGAEGMKTHELAGMLMAV
- the LOC142634150 gene encoding uncharacterized protein LOC142634150 isoform X2 → MRMEEESGRSELRRMQREQERERRRIRDRQRRQSMTVEQREKHLARRRRNYQLRRLRAENVRLGSQTGERSVVSRNETITVNEHQAVISVSGPSDQCNSVPHVQINQGQEKLIVDRTKSEGLEALAHKSAHFQRTLRLSHVRHLARTLNHSMAELTGNSQVVAAVVNKGDVTNNRSQVGDSDSGRSLQSLRLNRVKCLARTVNNTANSVMKEATGQSDQSGAEVQPKLPWGGDTAGN
- the LOC142635618 gene encoding pumilio homolog 12-like yields the protein MKYRTGSLVIIKCLEVANPQSELLYSAAINNLCELAKDEEGCISLNKFITSSRGSGREQLLHAIAESSLYLSQDPSGNYVLQHVLGLDDPQVTNKICLRLKGHYAHLSSQKGGSYVVEKCLNSIGMNYVIEDFLCYNRLCQLARDQYGNYVIQAALKATKRVSSLYHERLLMILQGNMATLQSGYGRNVYCLIVKGVPLD